One part of the Alligator mississippiensis isolate rAllMis1 chromosome 3, rAllMis1, whole genome shotgun sequence genome encodes these proteins:
- the FREM1 gene encoding FRAS1-related extracellular matrix protein 1 isoform X7: MKPLKNSWLFPLLTVILRCVCSSFISVNRGVKVMKGQSVFLSKDDLQFSIPRVKDACKVEVVINEPITQRVGKLTPQIFDCHFLPDEVKYTHNGCPILDEDSVRLRLYRFTETETFTEAFTLQVQLLEPDCNVIKMSSNILEVPEFYGLSRVIDRNVLTFDYDRRINLECVISMASLETHLPAHGQVVIGEPQQEEPRGDQPHSFFSTSKQRAAQSCRNGNCTPGLKTIQITKMSCGEFLLTGIRYQHLDPPSPDIDYIPIRLDLMDSRSKILHKTEYAWLPVRIKGAIPNQIPKAAFMATFVLEVDQFILSPVTTATIDAEDSETPKSLLVFNITKEPPQGYITHLSDHTRPITSFTWKDLSEVLIAYQPPNNSHTERRNYEVEFEIHDLYFERSSPITVHISIRTTDTNAPRVSWNTGLYLLEGQSRPITWQQFQIVDNDNISGVRLVTIDGLHHGHLTVRGGKGFMFTVSDLKTGVVCYHHDDSDSTKDFVVFRIFDGRHSIRHKFPINILPKDDSPPFLISNVVIEVYEGQTVLIQGSMLQASDMDSSDDYIFFNLTKPLQAGEIMKKPGPDLIGYPVTGFFQRDLFNGIIYYRHFGGEIFEDSLEFVLCDSHDPPNLSESQVVIVHIIPVDDQLPKEDSGVTRHLIVKETEIAYLTKKQLHFIDMEEKERDLIYTVTTSPFFSSIHGHFEAGKLFMVDSIPKLVKDPTALALRSFTQHAVNYMKVAYMPPIQDIGPEPQHVQFVFSVSNQHGGNLFGICFNITILPVDNQTPEVFTSHMKVEEGGLCTITWGHILLSDMDTKLENLHICLQRQPLHGAVLLDGFAMSEGDRFACEDLHTLKVR; encoded by the exons ATTTTTGACTGTCATTTCCTTCCTGATGAAGTCAAGTATACTCACAATGGCTGTCCCATTTTAGATGAAGACTCGGTCAGGCTTAGGCTGTACAG GTTTACAGAAACTGAAACATTCACAGAAGCATTCACTCTTCAGGTGCAGTTACTTGAGCCAGACTGCAATGTCATCAAAATGAGTTCCAACATCTTGGAAGTCCCTGAGTTTTATGGACTGTCCAGAGTGATTGACAGGAATGTGCTCACTTTTGACTATGACAGGAGGATAAACCTAGAGTGTGTCATTTCAATGGCCTCCTTAGAAACTCATCTACCAGCCCATGGTCAAGTTGTCATTGGAGAACCTCAACAGGAAGAACCTCGTGGAGACCAACCACATAGCTTCTTTTCCACTTCTA AGCAgagagcagcccagagctgcaggaATGGGAACTGCACTCCAGGACTGAAGACCATTCAAATCACCAAAATGAGCTGCGGGGAATTTCTGCTGACTGGGATTCGGTATCAGCATCTTGATCCTCCTTCACCCGACATTGATTATATTCCTATCCGACTGGATCTCATGGACAGCAGAAGCAAAATTCTGCACAAG ACAGAGTATGCCTGGCTCCCTGTCCGTATCAAAGGTGCCATTCCCAACCAGATCCCCAAAGCTGCCTTCATGGCAACATTCGTCTTGGAGGTAGACCAGTTTATTTTGAGTCCTGTGACAACAGCAACAATAGATGCTGAAGACAGTGAAACACCTAAATCCTTGCTAGTTTTCAACATTACCAAGGAACCACCACAGGGCTACATCACTCATCTGTCAGACCACACCAGGCCTATCACCTCTTTCACATGGAAAGATCTCAGTGAGGTGCTTATAGCATATCAGCCTCCAAACAACAGCCATACAGAGAGGAGGAATTATGAG GTGGAGTTTGAGATTCATGACTTATATTTTGAAAGGAGTTCACCAATCACTGTCCATATTTCTATTAGAACAACAGATACAAATGCTCCTCGGGTTTCATGGAACACAG GTCTCTATCTCCTGGAGGGGCAATCCCGACCAATCACATGGCAACAGTTTCAAATTGTAGACAATGACAACATTAGTGGTGTTCGTTTGGTCACAATTGATGGCTTGCATCATGGGCACCTCACTGTAAGAG GAGGGAAAGGATTCATGTTCACAGTCTCTGATCTTAAGACTGGAGTTGTTTGCTACCATCACGATGACAGTGACTCTACAAAGGATTTTGTGGTCTTTAGGATTTTTGATGGCCGACACAGTATTCGTCACAAGTTTCCAATCAACATTCTGCCTAAAGATGACAGTCCTCCTTTCCTTATCAGCAATGTTGTTATTGAAGTGTATGAAGGGCAGACAGTTTTGATTCAAGGCTCCATGCTTCAGGCTTCTGACATGGACTCCAGTGATGACTACATATTCTTTAATTTGACCAAACCATTGCAGGCTGGGGAAATTATGAAGAAACCGGGGCCAGATCTCATAG GATATCCTGTCACTGGCTTCTTTCAGAGAGATCTATTCAATGGAATAATTTATTATCGGCACTTTGGAGGAGAAATATTTGAAGATTCCCTGGAGTTTGTCCTTTGTGATAGCCATGACCCTCCCAATCTCTCAGAGTCACAG gtGGTGATAGTGCATATTATTCCTGTGGATGATCAGCTTCCAAAAGAAGATTCAGGGGTTACCCGTCACCTGATTGTCAAGGAAACTGAGATTGCTTATCTAACTAAGAAACAGCTCCATTTCATAGACAtggaagaaaaagagagggaCCTCATCTACACAGTAACCACTTCCCCATTCTTCTCTTCCATTCATGG CCACTTTGAGGCTGGAAAGTTATTTATGGTGGACAGCATACCCAAGCTAGTCAAGGATCCTACTGCTCTGGCACTGAGATCATTCACTCAG CATGCCGTGAACTACATGAAAGTTGCCTACATGCCTCCTATCCAGGACATTGGACCTGAGCCACAGCATGTCCAGTTTGTTTTTTCAGTCAGCAATCAACATGGTGGGAACTTGTTTGGGATCTGCTTTAACATTACAATTCTTCCTGTCGACAATCAAACTCCTGAG GTATTTACCAGCCATATGAAAGTGGAAGAAGGGGGACTGTGTACCATTACCTGGGGGCACATTCTCCTCTCAGATATGGACACAAAACTGGAGAACCTCCACATCTGCCTCCAGAGACAGCCTCTGCATGGAGCTGTTTTGCTAGATGGCTTTGCTATGAGTGAAGGCGACAGATTTGCCTGTGAGGATCTGCACACTCTTAAAGTCAG GTGA